One Ignavibacterium sp. DNA segment encodes these proteins:
- a CDS encoding sugar phosphate nucleotidyltransferase → MKDGRMVILAGGISSRMKKPSADNLKVEDKLIKDADEKAKSMIGVGKDYRPFLDYLLFNARESGYTDIMIVIGENDNSIKEYYGPKDYDNAFNGLKISYAVQPIPDGRNKPFGTADALMWGLKSKPNWAGKKFTVCNSDNLYSQKALRIVLNSEYPGLLIDYDREALEFEHSRIERFAITIKNKEGFLTDIIEKPTSEIIDSVFNQDGYIGVSMNIFSLDYDLILPILETIEPNPERDEKELPEAVKKLANKITNSVFVYPLAEHVPDLTSKSDILNVKKYLEKYYYNFSF, encoded by the coding sequence ATGAAAGACGGCAGGATGGTAATATTAGCTGGCGGAATTTCATCACGAATGAAAAAGCCCTCAGCTGATAATCTGAAGGTTGAAGATAAACTAATTAAAGATGCAGATGAAAAGGCTAAATCAATGATTGGTGTTGGTAAAGATTACAGACCATTTCTGGATTACCTTTTGTTCAATGCAAGAGAATCAGGTTACACTGATATAATGATTGTTATTGGTGAAAATGATAATTCAATAAAAGAATATTATGGTCCGAAAGATTATGATAATGCTTTTAACGGATTAAAAATTTCCTATGCAGTGCAGCCAATTCCTGATGGAAGAAACAAACCATTTGGAACAGCAGATGCGCTGATGTGGGGATTAAAATCAAAACCGAACTGGGCGGGTAAAAAGTTTACTGTCTGCAACAGCGATAATCTTTATTCTCAAAAAGCATTAAGGATTGTGCTGAATTCTGAATATCCGGGATTATTGATTGATTATGATCGTGAAGCTCTTGAATTTGAACATTCAAGAATAGAAAGGTTTGCGATAACAATTAAGAACAAAGAAGGTTTTTTAACAGACATAATTGAAAAACCAACTTCAGAAATTATTGATAGTGTGTTTAATCAAGATGGATATATTGGTGTAAGTATGAATATATTTTCATTGGACTACGATTTGATTTTACCAATACTTGAAACAATTGAACCAAATCCGGAACGTGATGAAAAAGAACTTCCTGAAGCGGTTAAAAAATTAGCAAATAAAATAACTAACTCTGTGTTCGTCTATCCCTTAGCTGAGCATGTGCCTGATCTTACAAGTAAATCTGATATCTTAAATGTTAAAAAGTATTTAGAAAAATATTATTATAATTTTTCTTTTTAG
- a CDS encoding sodium:solute symporter family protein, whose translation MITADYIIVFVFLAAMFYIGSIFYKWVGSSDDFYLAGRQLTPFILAAVLAATNVNLYSFVGQAGIAYKEGIPIIWQTWTGNMAMVISGLFVIPIFRRLRIRTIPEFLEKRYSKGVRTFVAFIWILRLTFWLGVVLYTAVIAAQTISGLTSFTAWVLIFSVVVVIYTILGGMWSVAFTDVIQFVLMLAGALLLLPLAMSAVGWFPGLTAKLPEGALTLVKETGTYNWRFVIAIFLLGIEWACVDQGLLQRAFGAESTRSVAKGLVLAGIITTPFALLWNLPGLAARIIYPDLANADSAVPILIANLIPNIILGFVVIGLLSSQLSTISGNLNGVATIFASDVYENVINRKATDKDVLRIARIITLITGIGMILFAYLVPILGGAVNAYLTIIAIMDMPLFVIAVVYGLLWKRVNWQGAVTGYILGAISGIIGQFFFDLDFNLTTFITAGTTLIFTPIVSLFTKEVSNERIDAIWRARTISDEEIASNNVYNIIPKTFNGKLSLIVFFSGLIIFLIGIFMGSSGSSAASIVAVTGMVIYFIGGLFRAYTN comes from the coding sequence TTGATTACAGCAGATTATATAATTGTATTTGTTTTCCTTGCCGCAATGTTTTACATCGGCTCAATCTTTTACAAATGGGTTGGAAGTTCTGATGATTTTTATCTTGCCGGAAGACAACTCACTCCTTTTATTCTTGCCGCAGTTCTTGCAGCAACCAATGTTAATCTTTATAGTTTTGTGGGGCAAGCAGGTATCGCATATAAAGAGGGAATACCGATTATCTGGCAAACCTGGACCGGAAATATGGCTATGGTTATTTCAGGATTATTTGTTATTCCGATTTTCAGAAGATTAAGGATTAGAACCATTCCGGAATTTCTGGAAAAAAGATATAGTAAAGGAGTAAGAACCTTTGTCGCATTTATATGGATATTACGCCTTACTTTTTGGTTAGGTGTGGTTTTATACACAGCAGTAATTGCCGCACAAACAATATCCGGATTAACTTCATTTACTGCCTGGGTACTAATTTTTTCTGTTGTAGTTGTTATTTACACTATACTCGGCGGTATGTGGTCAGTTGCGTTTACGGATGTTATTCAGTTTGTGTTGATGCTTGCCGGAGCTTTGTTATTATTACCTTTAGCAATGAGTGCGGTTGGATGGTTTCCTGGATTGACAGCTAAATTACCCGAAGGAGCTTTAACATTAGTTAAAGAAACCGGTACATATAATTGGCGATTTGTTATTGCGATTTTTCTTTTAGGTATTGAGTGGGCTTGTGTAGATCAGGGTTTGCTGCAAAGAGCCTTCGGTGCTGAAAGCACAAGAAGTGTTGCCAAGGGCTTGGTATTGGCTGGTATTATAACAACTCCTTTTGCACTGTTGTGGAATCTGCCCGGGTTAGCTGCAAGAATTATTTATCCAGATCTGGCAAATGCAGATTCTGCTGTTCCAATTTTAATCGCGAATTTAATTCCCAATATAATTCTCGGATTCGTTGTGATTGGATTGTTGTCATCACAGCTTTCAACTATTTCCGGAAATCTAAATGGTGTAGCAACTATCTTTGCAAGCGATGTTTATGAAAATGTTATCAACAGAAAAGCAACCGATAAAGATGTTCTTCGTATAGCAAGAATTATTACTTTGATAACAGGTATTGGAATGATTCTTTTTGCATATCTTGTTCCAATACTTGGCGGAGCAGTTAATGCCTATCTTACAATAATAGCAATTATGGATATGCCGTTATTTGTAATTGCAGTTGTTTATGGTTTGCTGTGGAAACGGGTAAACTGGCAGGGGGCTGTTACTGGTTATATACTTGGGGCAATTTCGGGAATAATAGGTCAGTTCTTTTTTGATCTTGATTTTAATCTTACAACCTTTATTACTGCAGGTACTACATTAATCTTTACTCCAATTGTTAGTTTGTTTACAAAAGAAGTTTCAAACGAAAGAATTGATGCGATATGGAGGGCAAGAACTATCAGTGATGAGGAGATAGCAAGTAATAATGTATATAACATTATTCCCAAAACATTTAATGGAAAACTTAGTCTGATAGTTTTCTTTTCTGGTTTGATAATTTTTTTAATCGGTATATTTATGGGCAGCAGCGGTTCAAGTGCTGCTTCAATTGTTGCAGTAACTGGTATGGTTATTTACTTTATTGGCGGATTGTTCAGAGCTTACACTAATTAA
- a CDS encoding PHP domain-containing protein, which produces MIPVHIHTNHSLLQSTVRIDELINKCKAENIPAVAVTDTNSMAGLIQFAKKAKDENIKTLFGSYINDRVNNELYVLLIAKNNQGYSELCKIITQRKLNDDFELKSIIQKRLKNLIIITPFIELLKVAGINNLVYAELIVTKKNKKNSRALFSYATENKIPFVASNPVYFLVKEDYEIYKLVSSIRENKTLDSISESNLVDEEFYFKNKSEIQKIFQKIPEAIENTYKIASECNVDLSFGKYKYPIYSTDKKTSSINLLKEISFEGFLKKYSSDNSIAYKRLEYELSVISELNFADYFLIVQDIVKEAKRRGMMLIGRGSAANSIVSYCLDFTQIDPVKYNLYFERFLNKARSNPPDIDLDFSWKERDEIIKYIFEKWGYERVAMISTIVTFKARSAFRETAKAFGITEREISGYSKKIPWTSAVNLNNISQKFPESKKLGFDKEPWKSIVRLASRLADFPRHLSIHPSGLVITPGKITEYCALEYAKNKGLGLIITQPDMYSVEDLGLIKIDLLSQRSLGVLRDTMNVLENRSEET; this is translated from the coding sequence ATGATACCCGTTCACATCCATACAAATCACTCATTGCTTCAAAGCACTGTTAGAATTGATGAGCTGATAAACAAATGTAAAGCAGAAAATATTCCTGCCGTTGCTGTTACTGATACAAATTCGATGGCAGGGTTAATACAATTTGCCAAAAAAGCGAAAGATGAAAATATCAAAACATTATTTGGCAGTTACATAAACGACCGGGTAAACAATGAGCTTTATGTTTTGTTAATTGCAAAAAATAATCAAGGTTATTCAGAGCTTTGTAAAATTATAACTCAAAGGAAATTAAATGATGATTTTGAACTCAAATCTATAATTCAGAAAAGACTGAAAAATTTAATCATAATTACTCCTTTTATCGAGCTATTGAAAGTGGCAGGGATAAATAATCTGGTTTATGCTGAATTGATTGTTACAAAAAAGAATAAAAAGAACAGCAGGGCATTATTTAGTTATGCAACAGAAAATAAAATACCTTTTGTTGCTTCAAATCCGGTTTATTTTTTGGTAAAAGAAGATTATGAAATTTACAAACTTGTTTCATCAATAAGAGAAAACAAAACATTAGATTCTATTTCAGAAAGTAATTTGGTAGATGAGGAATTTTATTTTAAGAATAAAAGTGAAATTCAAAAGATATTTCAAAAAATTCCCGAAGCAATTGAAAACACTTACAAAATTGCATCAGAGTGTAATGTGGATTTAAGTTTTGGTAAATATAAATATCCAATTTACAGTACTGATAAAAAAACAAGTTCTATAAATCTGCTTAAGGAAATTTCTTTCGAAGGCTTTTTGAAAAAATATAGTTCAGATAATTCAATTGCATATAAAAGACTTGAATATGAACTAAGTGTAATCTCAGAGCTTAATTTTGCAGACTATTTTTTAATTGTTCAAGATATTGTAAAAGAAGCAAAGAGAAGGGGAATGATGTTAATCGGAAGGGGATCTGCTGCAAACAGTATTGTATCTTATTGTCTGGATTTTACACAAATAGATCCAGTTAAATATAATCTATACTTTGAAAGATTTCTTAACAAAGCCAGAAGTAATCCGCCTGATATTGACCTTGATTTTTCATGGAAAGAGCGGGACGAAATTATAAAATACATTTTTGAAAAATGGGGTTATGAAAGAGTTGCAATGATATCAACAATTGTAACCTTTAAAGCCAGATCAGCATTTCGGGAAACTGCCAAAGCATTTGGAATTACTGAAAGAGAAATATCCGGATACAGTAAGAAAATTCCTTGGACAAGCGCAGTAAACCTGAATAATATTTCACAAAAATTTCCTGAATCAAAAAAATTAGGATTTGATAAAGAGCCATGGAAATCAATTGTAAGATTAGCATCAAGACTTGCGGATTTCCCGCGTCATTTAAGTATTCATCCAAGCGGATTGGTTATAACTCCAGGTAAAATAACAGAATATTGTGCTTTAGAATACGCAAAAAATAAAGGGCTGGGTTTAATTATAACTCAACCAGATATGTATTCAGTTGAAGACCTTGGTTTGATTAAGATTGATTTGTTAAGTCAGAGATCTTTGGGAGTTTTAAGAGACACGATGAATGTTTTAGAAAACAGAAGTGAAGAGACCTAA
- a CDS encoding galactokinase family protein: MINHKLNKLKISTPGRVCLFGEHQDYLHLPIVACAISLRIYVEGVRRNDMLFNIQLPDISKEESFFIDKPIVYSKERDYFKSSLKVLLRKGYTFSSGFDCVINGQIPINAGTSSSSALIVTWINFLTRMSDQSEILSDEKLAQFAYEAEVLEFSEPGGMMDQYSTSIGGIIAIDFFPELNVSRLNTELKSFVLGNSLQPKDTKYILSHVKNKILEVDKILRSIDPDFNLQSFKEDDLNNYTKHLNQSQFQILEGTIKNRELTVIARKELANKNPDHKIIGQLLTEHHIVLRDILNISTPKIEMMINAAIKAGAYGAKINGSGGGGCMFAYSPDYPERVKSAIENAGGEAFIILPDSGSREELPEEAK; encoded by the coding sequence TTGATAAATCATAAATTAAATAAATTAAAAATTTCAACTCCCGGAAGAGTCTGTCTGTTTGGTGAGCATCAGGATTATTTACATCTTCCTATCGTTGCCTGTGCAATATCGCTTCGGATATATGTTGAAGGGGTTCGCAGAAACGATATGCTTTTCAATATCCAGCTGCCCGATATTTCTAAAGAGGAATCTTTTTTTATAGATAAACCAATAGTGTATTCAAAAGAAAGAGATTACTTTAAAAGTTCATTAAAAGTACTGTTAAGAAAAGGATATACTTTTTCGAGTGGTTTTGATTGTGTTATAAATGGACAAATACCAATTAATGCCGGTACATCAAGCTCCTCTGCTTTGATAGTAACCTGGATCAATTTTCTAACTAGAATGAGCGATCAATCCGAAATATTATCTGATGAAAAACTTGCTCAATTTGCTTACGAAGCTGAAGTTCTTGAATTCTCTGAACCGGGCGGTATGATGGATCAGTATTCAACTTCCATCGGCGGAATTATTGCAATTGATTTTTTTCCCGAACTGAATGTCTCAAGATTAAATACTGAACTTAAATCGTTCGTGCTCGGAAATTCTCTTCAGCCGAAAGATACAAAGTATATTTTAAGTCATGTTAAAAATAAAATATTGGAAGTTGATAAAATTCTTAGGAGTATTGATCCGGATTTTAATTTGCAGAGTTTTAAAGAAGATGATTTGAATAACTATACAAAACATCTTAACCAATCACAATTTCAGATTCTTGAAGGAACAATAAAGAACAGGGAATTAACAGTAATTGCCAGAAAAGAATTAGCAAACAAAAATCCTGACCATAAAATTATTGGGCAATTGTTAACCGAACATCATATTGTTTTAAGAGATATTTTAAACATTTCTACTCCTAAGATTGAAATGATGATCAATGCAGCTATTAAGGCTGGTGCGTATGGTGCAAAAATAAACGGCTCAGGCGGCGGCGGATGTATGTTTGCATATTCTCCCGATTATCCTGAAAGAGTAAAATCAGCAATTGAAAATGCCGGAGGCGAAGCGTTTATCATATTACCTGATTCCGGTTCACGTGAAGAATTGCCGGAGGAAGCAAAATGA
- a CDS encoding MauE/DoxX family redox-associated membrane protein — translation MKLLSNKYLLFIIRIIIGFIFVYASIEKISDPEGFSMSISNYRLLPVAIVNLFAITLPWIELAAGLLLLFGILVKENSSIILFFLSVFTIAIIISLFRGLNIECGCFGKGNQIGLLKLGENLLMIIGSLLLVFFGSDYLKLTGKD, via the coding sequence GTGAAATTATTATCAAATAAATATTTATTGTTTATAATAAGAATTATAATTGGATTTATTTTTGTTTACGCAAGTATTGAAAAAATTTCGGATCCTGAAGGATTTTCAATGTCTATTTCAAATTATAGATTATTACCTGTTGCAATAGTAAATCTTTTTGCAATAACACTTCCATGGATTGAATTAGCTGCAGGTTTATTATTATTGTTTGGCATCTTGGTAAAGGAAAATTCATCAATAATTTTATTTTTCTTAAGTGTATTTACGATAGCTATCATAATCAGTTTGTTCAGAGGATTAAATATTGAGTGCGGATGCTTCGGTAAAGGAAATCAAATCGGGCTTCTTAAACTTGGCGAGAATTTATTGATGATAATAGGTTCTTTGTTATTAGTCTTTTTCGGTTCGGATTATTTGAAACTAACTGGTAAAGATTAG
- a CDS encoding helix-turn-helix domain-containing protein — MSYKLNKIIFERDWDWGYETYTYDLKTEIEFPFAAGMLQQLVPKDKSQISRYKPDISYTPLFNASGLTSLAPDVGPRGIYYLELRPGYNLKQLVVDPEEVATDIYIGEEDTLIYSFYNPTGRNNITIKASIEKDTEDVYSQIKAEPNDLIWRQYFVKRAMLGSQGSTLAPKKSGIIEKDILTSDEAAVYTRSSKKTLQNYASQGKLKSLKGGKFRRKDLDEFLEHKKKK; from the coding sequence ATGTCCTATAAACTCAATAAAATTATCTTTGAACGTGACTGGGATTGGGGCTATGAGACTTATACGTATGACCTCAAAACTGAGATAGAATTCCCTTTCGCTGCTGGAATGCTGCAGCAGCTGGTTCCAAAGGACAAATCTCAGATAAGTAGGTACAAACCTGACATTTCCTATACTCCTCTGTTTAATGCAAGCGGTCTCACAAGTTTAGCACCTGATGTTGGTCCTAGAGGAATATATTATCTGGAACTAAGACCTGGATACAATCTCAAGCAATTAGTTGTTGATCCAGAAGAGGTGGCCACTGATATTTATATTGGAGAGGAAGATACATTAATCTATAGCTTTTATAATCCTACCGGAAGAAATAATATTACAATAAAAGCCTCTATTGAAAAGGATACTGAAGATGTTTATTCACAAATAAAAGCTGAACCTAATGATTTAATTTGGAGACAGTATTTTGTTAAAAGAGCTATGTTAGGTAGTCAAGGATCCACATTAGCCCCTAAAAAATCTGGAATAATAGAGAAGGACATATTAACGTCTGATGAAGCTGCTGTTTACACAAGAAGCTCAAAAAAAACATTGCAGAATTATGCATCGCAGGGTAAACTGAAATCATTAAAAGGTGGCAAGTTCAGGAGAAAAGACCTTGATGAATTTCTGGAGCATAAGAAGAAAAAATGA
- a CDS encoding rhodanese-like domain-containing protein has protein sequence MISILLANIIIQLVKYLYKMRISLFRIFKIILVSILISLVYNHFNPNGLNLIRQERVLIWEDSSALDNSEKETFLEENNFSSSNQELTHNEMNGNFDQPKAIKLEFAQKLFNQNVKFIDARTVEEFAEGHIKGAINIPFYGSEEYESVLAQIAKDEFVVTYCDGDDCDLSILLGDELFQKGYKKVYVFYGGWKDWLKNNLPVER, from the coding sequence ATGATCTCGATACTTTTGGCTAATATTATTATACAGTTAGTAAAATATCTTTACAAAATGAGAATTAGTTTATTTAGAATTTTTAAGATCATTCTTGTTTCAATCCTCATTTCTTTAGTCTATAATCATTTTAATCCAAATGGACTTAATCTAATACGTCAAGAGAGAGTATTAATTTGGGAAGACAGCTCTGCTTTAGACAATTCAGAAAAAGAAACTTTTCTTGAGGAGAATAATTTTTCATCAAGCAACCAAGAACTGACTCATAATGAAATGAACGGGAATTTTGATCAGCCAAAAGCAATTAAACTTGAGTTTGCACAGAAGTTATTTAATCAAAATGTTAAGTTTATTGATGCAAGAACTGTCGAAGAATTTGCTGAAGGACATATTAAAGGTGCAATAAATATTCCTTTTTATGGATCAGAAGAATATGAATCTGTTTTGGCTCAAATTGCAAAGGACGAGTTTGTTGTTACTTATTGTGATGGTGATGATTGTGATTTAAGTATTTTGCTGGGTGATGAATTATTTCAGAAAGGTTATAAAAAAGTTTATGTCTTTTACGGAGGCTGGAAAGACTGGCTAAAAAATAATCTTCCGGTTGAAAGGTAA